A stretch of the Clostridium fungisolvens genome encodes the following:
- a CDS encoding nitrite/sulfite reductase, with amino-acid sequence MENLKEQLISDIEDFREVGHKFLSGEINRNNFKKTSGGMGVYAHRSGTEFMVRLRTFSGVISIDKLQLIYDFASKYNLDGIHLTTRQAIQLHGLGIDEICEIMLKGLEEGIYTRGAGGNYPRNVALSPLSGVDPEEAFDVTPYAIKVNEHFVSKIRSYKLPRKLKVAFASSDADEAHATVADLGFLAVKENNKECFKLYIGGGIGRNPRLAVPFDEVVEPKDVLYHVEAITNLFIAEGDYENHGKARIRYIVERMGADQFIECYKKHLAQVKETQNLELDLVTKEVVKQGAETDLISSRLFKQKQEGLYSVYFHPIGGQLKLSVLKMLLDELKSIDETEVRLTMNEGLYIRNLNGQEAEKLINLTKTLGGETRLEQSVACIGVPTCQIGILNGQKTLQEIISKFKEEGLTEDILPKVHISGCPNSCGVHEIGTIGFQGKMKRVNNESKNVFELYVKGALGEGVTRLGDSYGDILQDEVPQFLFELANTIKEENVEFINWLEQNEESFKQLVTKFTV; translated from the coding sequence ATGGAGAATTTAAAAGAACAGTTAATAAGTGATATTGAAGATTTTAGAGAAGTAGGACATAAGTTTTTAAGTGGAGAAATAAATAGAAATAATTTCAAGAAAACTTCAGGCGGTATGGGTGTATATGCTCATAGAAGTGGAACAGAATTTATGGTTAGATTGAGAACTTTTTCAGGAGTAATATCAATTGATAAGCTTCAATTAATATATGATTTTGCAAGCAAATATAATCTTGATGGAATACATCTTACAACTAGGCAGGCAATACAACTTCATGGTTTAGGAATAGATGAAATATGCGAGATTATGTTAAAAGGATTGGAAGAAGGAATATATACTAGGGGAGCTGGTGGGAACTACCCAAGAAATGTAGCGCTTTCACCACTTTCAGGGGTTGACCCTGAAGAGGCTTTTGATGTAACGCCATATGCTATAAAAGTTAATGAGCATTTTGTAAGTAAGATAAGAAGCTATAAACTGCCTAGAAAACTAAAAGTTGCCTTTGCAAGCAGTGATGCGGATGAGGCTCATGCAACAGTTGCGGATTTAGGGTTCTTGGCAGTAAAAGAAAATAATAAAGAATGCTTCAAATTATATATAGGTGGTGGAATCGGGAGAAATCCGAGATTGGCAGTGCCATTTGATGAAGTAGTAGAACCTAAAGATGTTCTATATCATGTAGAAGCTATAACTAATCTATTTATTGCTGAAGGTGATTACGAAAACCACGGTAAGGCTCGTATTAGATACATAGTGGAAAGAATGGGAGCTGACCAATTTATAGAATGTTATAAAAAGCACTTAGCTCAAGTTAAAGAAACACAAAACCTAGAGTTAGATTTAGTGACTAAAGAAGTAGTAAAGCAAGGTGCTGAAACAGATTTAATTAGTTCTAGACTTTTTAAACAAAAGCAAGAAGGACTTTATAGTGTCTACTTCCATCCAATAGGGGGACAATTAAAGTTATCAGTTTTAAAAATGTTATTGGATGAACTTAAAAGTATCGATGAAACAGAAGTAAGACTTACTATGAATGAAGGCTTATACATTAGAAATCTTAATGGGCAGGAAGCTGAAAAATTAATAAATCTTACAAAAACATTAGGTGGAGAAACTAGATTAGAGCAATCTGTAGCTTGCATAGGCGTACCTACATGCCAAATTGGTATATTAAATGGACAAAAAACTTTACAAGAAATAATATCTAAATTTAAAGAAGAAGGCTTAACTGAAGATATATTACCAAAAGTTCATATATCAGGATGTCCAAATTCCTGTGGAGTACATGAAATTGGAACTATAGGTTTCCAAGGAAAGATGAAGAGAGTAAATAACGAATCTAAAAATGTATTTGAACTTTATGTTAAGGGTGCATTAGGAGAAGGTGTTACTAGACTAGGTGATTCCTATGGGGATATACTTCAGGATGAAGTTCCACAATTTTTATTTGAATTAGCTAACACTATCAAAGAAGAAAATGTAGAATTTATTAACTGGTTAGAGCAGAATGAAGAAAGCTTTAAACAATTAGTAACTAAGTTTACGGTTTAA
- a CDS encoding Cof-type HAD-IIB family hydrolase translates to MSKKVIFLDVDGTLVNDNGIIPESAQIAVKEARKNGHYVFLCTGRSKAELFDHIMEIGFDGVIAAAGGYIEIGEEVLFHKRVADEDVRHLVTYFNDNNIDFYLESNGGLYASKNCKKHLREIFFGDPNLDSKERAELEEGMSPFIECLIEDEDLFRSDINKVSFLGSDISIEIIKEEFKDKFNVISATIPIFGENSGELSLPGIHKAIAIELLLKHLNLSREDCYAYGDGVNDSEMLQFVGYGIAMGNANDKLKEIAYDITDTHDEGGIYNSFMKHKLI, encoded by the coding sequence GTGAGTAAGAAAGTAATATTTTTAGATGTAGATGGAACCTTAGTAAATGATAATGGGATAATTCCAGAGAGTGCACAGATAGCAGTAAAAGAAGCAAGAAAAAATGGTCATTATGTATTTTTGTGCACAGGCCGTTCGAAGGCAGAGCTGTTTGATCACATAATGGAGATTGGATTTGATGGAGTTATAGCAGCTGCTGGGGGATATATTGAAATAGGAGAAGAGGTACTATTTCATAAAAGAGTAGCAGATGAAGATGTAAGACATCTAGTAACTTATTTTAATGATAATAATATAGATTTTTATCTGGAATCAAATGGTGGATTATATGCAAGTAAAAACTGCAAAAAACATCTTAGAGAAATATTTTTTGGAGATCCTAATCTAGATTCAAAAGAAAGAGCGGAACTAGAGGAAGGTATGTCACCATTTATAGAATGCTTAATAGAAGATGAAGACTTGTTCAGAAGCGATATTAATAAAGTATCTTTTTTAGGGTCAGATATTTCAATAGAGATAATAAAAGAGGAATTTAAAGATAAATTCAACGTTATTTCAGCTACAATTCCTATATTTGGTGAAAACAGTGGCGAATTATCACTTCCTGGTATACATAAGGCTATAGCCATAGAGCTGCTTCTTAAACATCTGAATTTATCTAGGGAAGATTGCTACGCTTATGGAGATGGTGTTAACGATTCTGAAATGCTTCAATTTGTAGGATATGGTATAGCTATGGGAAATGCAAATGATAAGTTAAAGGAAATTGCATATGATATCACTGATACTCATGATGAGGGAGGAATTTATAATAGTTTTATGAAACATAAATTGATTTAA
- a CDS encoding glycoside hydrolase family 1 protein translates to MKMKDGFLWGGATAANQFEGGWNKGGKGPSTADMMTGGTHTTPRRITPVLEEGTYYPSHEAIDFYGHYKEDIKMFGDMGFKTFRMSINWTRIFPNGDELEPNEEGLKFYDDVFDELKKNGIEPLVTISHYETPFGLTQKYNGWAGREVIDCYVRYCETIFRRYKDKVKYWLTFNEINCLTIDFGAFMGGGVLVKEGEDSAKLRFQALHHQFVASAKAVKLGHEINPDFKIGCMIAYMTLYPLTCNPDDILLAQKADQIQNMLCGDVQVRGYYPGFALRHFEEKGIDIKMEDGDLDILKEGTVDFYSFSYYMSNAVSADPAKQEEAKGNLLGGLKNPYLKASDWGWQIDPKGLRWTLNHIYDRYQIPVMVVENGLGAVDVVEEDGSINDDYRIDYLRDHIIEMEEAVKDGVELMGYTMWGCIDLVSASTGEMKKRYGFIYVDKDNDGNGDLSRRPKKSFYWYKKVIETNGEDLA, encoded by the coding sequence ATGAAGATGAAAGATGGATTTTTATGGGGTGGAGCTACAGCTGCGAACCAATTCGAAGGCGGATGGAATAAAGGTGGTAAGGGGCCAAGTACTGCTGATATGATGACTGGTGGAACACATACAACCCCAAGAAGAATTACTCCGGTTTTAGAAGAAGGAACATATTATCCAAGCCATGAAGCAATTGACTTCTATGGACATTATAAAGAAGATATAAAAATGTTTGGAGATATGGGATTTAAGACTTTTCGTATGTCAATAAACTGGACAAGGATATTTCCAAATGGTGATGAATTAGAGCCAAACGAAGAAGGCTTAAAATTTTATGATGATGTATTTGATGAGTTAAAGAAAAACGGAATTGAGCCATTAGTAACAATATCTCATTATGAAACTCCATTTGGACTTACTCAAAAGTATAACGGATGGGCAGGAAGAGAAGTTATCGACTGTTATGTAAGATATTGTGAAACAATTTTTAGAAGATACAAAGATAAGGTAAAGTACTGGTTGACTTTTAATGAAATAAATTGTTTAACTATTGATTTTGGCGCTTTCATGGGAGGCGGAGTATTAGTTAAAGAAGGAGAAGATTCAGCTAAACTAAGATTTCAAGCGTTACATCACCAATTCGTAGCAAGTGCTAAAGCTGTAAAATTAGGACATGAAATTAACCCTGATTTTAAAATCGGATGTATGATAGCATATATGACTCTTTATCCACTTACTTGTAATCCAGATGATATTTTATTGGCACAAAAAGCAGATCAAATACAAAACATGCTTTGTGGAGATGTTCAGGTGAGAGGTTACTATCCAGGATTTGCTCTTCGACATTTTGAAGAAAAGGGTATAGATATTAAAATGGAAGATGGAGATTTAGATATACTAAAAGAAGGTACTGTAGATTTCTATTCATTTAGTTACTATATGTCTAATGCAGTAAGTGCTGATCCAGCTAAGCAAGAAGAAGCGAAAGGAAATTTACTAGGAGGATTAAAAAATCCTTACTTAAAAGCTTCAGATTGGGGATGGCAGATAGATCCTAAGGGATTAAGATGGACACTAAACCATATTTATGATAGATATCAAATACCTGTAATGGTTGTTGAAAATGGATTAGGTGCAGTAGATGTTGTAGAAGAAGATGGTTCAATTAATGATGATTACAGAATTGATTACTTAAGAGATCATATAATTGAAATGGAAGAGGCAGTTAAGGATGGTGTTGAGCTTATGGGATACACTATGTGGGGATGTATAGACTTAGTAAGTGCATCTACTGGAGAGATGAAAAAGCGTTATGGGTTCATTTACGTAGACAAAGATAATGATGGAAATGGTGATTTGAGCAGAAGACCTAAGAAGAGTTTCTACTGGTATAAGAAAGTAATTGAGACTAATGGAGAGGATTTAGCTTAA
- a CDS encoding nitroreductase family protein: MEKNFYDAIELRRSYYGISKEAVVSDDKIKEIVEKAVKYVPSAFNSQSARVVLLLGAQHDRLWDITKEALRKVVPADQFSSTEEKINSFKNGYGTVLFFEDGSVVESLQKQFALYKDNFPVWSQQASGMHQFVVWTGLELEGFGASLQHYNELIEEDVKSEWSIPNNWKLIGQMPFGKPTAEPGEKQFQPLEERVKVFK; this comes from the coding sequence ATGGAAAAGAATTTTTATGATGCAATAGAACTTAGAAGGTCATATTATGGGATTAGTAAAGAGGCTGTAGTTTCTGATGATAAAATCAAGGAAATAGTTGAAAAAGCAGTGAAATATGTACCATCAGCATTTAACTCACAAAGTGCGAGAGTAGTCCTATTATTAGGGGCTCAACATGATAGACTATGGGATATTACAAAAGAAGCTTTAAGAAAGGTTGTGCCAGCAGATCAATTTAGTTCAACAGAAGAAAAGATAAACTCATTTAAAAACGGATACGGAACAGTTTTATTCTTCGAAGATGGCAGTGTGGTTGAATCATTACAAAAGCAATTTGCCCTATACAAAGATAACTTCCCAGTATGGTCACAGCAAGCAAGTGGAATGCATCAATTTGTTGTTTGGACAGGATTAGAACTAGAAGGTTTTGGAGCTTCATTGCAACACTACAATGAACTTATAGAAGAGGATGTAAAGTCAGAATGGAGCATACCTAACAATTGGAAGCTTATCGGTCAAATGCCATTTGGAAAACCAACAGCAGAACCAGGTGAAAAGCAATTCCAACCACTAGAAGAAAGAGTAAAGGTATTTAAATAA
- a CDS encoding secondary thiamine-phosphate synthase enzyme YjbQ, whose protein sequence is MEYKIRTHSTDEMLNITSTIRQRVKESGVNDGLVVVFVPHTTAGITINENADPDVVSDMLLGFKNISPENKAYKHFEGNSASHIKASLMGSSVTIIIENGELMLGVWQGVYFCEFDGPRDRKVYIKVIEG, encoded by the coding sequence ATGGAATATAAAATAAGAACGCACAGCACTGATGAGATGTTAAATATAACTTCTACCATAAGACAAAGAGTAAAGGAAAGTGGCGTAAATGATGGTTTAGTTGTGGTATTTGTTCCTCATACTACTGCAGGTATCACTATCAATGAAAACGCTGATCCTGATGTAGTAAGTGATATGTTATTAGGATTTAAGAATATATCACCAGAAAACAAAGCTTATAAACATTTCGAGGGAAACTCTGCTTCTCATATCAAGGCTTCACTGATGGGATCATCGGTAACTATAATAATTGAAAATGGAGAACTTATGCTAGGCGTTTGGCAAGGAGTATATTTCTGTGAATTTGACGGGCCGAGAGATAGAAAGGTCTACATAAAAGTTATAGAAGGGTAA
- the msrB gene encoding peptide-methionine (R)-S-oxide reductase MsrB, with protein MTNTKYTKESDEELRARLTPIQYEVTQNNGTERPFTNEYDINVEDGIYVDIVSGEPLFSSNDKYDSGCGWPAFTKPINNDFIKEKADLTHNMRRVEVRSADADSHLGHVFTDGPEAEGGLRYCINSAALRFIPKERLVEEGYAEYLTLFNKII; from the coding sequence TTGACAAATACTAAATACACAAAAGAAAGTGATGAAGAATTAAGAGCGAGATTAACTCCAATCCAATATGAAGTAACTCAAAATAATGGAACTGAAAGACCATTTACAAATGAATATGATATAAATGTAGAGGATGGCATATACGTTGATATCGTGTCTGGTGAACCACTATTTTCATCAAATGATAAATACGATTCAGGCTGTGGATGGCCAGCATTCACAAAACCTATAAACAACGACTTCATAAAGGAAAAAGCTGATCTGACACATAATATGCGTAGAGTAGAAGTAAGGAGTGCAGATGCTGATTCTCACTTAGGTCATGTATTTACAGATGGGCCAGAAGCAGAAGGTGGTCTCAGATATTGTATTAACTCAGCAGCTTTAAGATTTATTCCTAAAGAAAGATTAGTAGAAGAAGGATATGCTGAATATTTGACTCTATTTAATAAAATTATTTAA
- a CDS encoding DUF5050 domain-containing protein: protein MRIDESSNDAEAEKIENKKSLKRPIITLISALVVLVLIVSIFINLNNIKTFYYIKRAEMTMNSKKYQDTIVYCDKVLKISDKDNKAILMKSQALEGKADIIGAITLLKDNMEKTSDKENFKSRLDEIVNSLKFNKESIKIYEGQSLVMPDTVKALTIDKKEVEFKVKWFAKPLTTDTAGTYILGGNLELINKPVECKLDIVKFTGNTEGNINNKSHMVQKDKTIYFVNGEDNNNLYKMNLDGTDKKKLTDVKEEKNLITTFYNLRVIDDTIIGTKLTGYINSEYYTEVFRVSTNGDNYKVLSQGKYADILDVNNKEIFYKEYYPDSSTEKYFQYEIISDKSSSIDYDYLKSRNLNTGEILIKNPQDKMLPKYSQVTQKYEYSFMLNDKDINYNYFSHPTGELHMKDIDTKEDKVLEKDVICVNIADNKIYYSNNDGVYLIDEANSSKKKIIDVKGATDVNVCDRYLTYRDITTNYIKLVELKSK, encoded by the coding sequence ATGAGGATAGATGAATCAAGTAATGATGCAGAAGCGGAAAAGATAGAAAACAAAAAGAGTTTAAAAAGGCCGATAATTACTTTGATTTCTGCTTTAGTGGTATTGGTATTAATAGTTTCAATATTTATAAACTTAAACAACATAAAGACTTTTTACTATATAAAGAGAGCAGAAATGACTATGAACTCAAAAAAATATCAGGATACTATAGTTTATTGTGATAAGGTCCTTAAGATATCAGATAAAGATAATAAAGCCATTTTAATGAAATCACAAGCGTTAGAAGGTAAGGCAGATATTATAGGTGCCATAACTCTATTAAAGGATAATATGGAAAAGACAAGTGATAAAGAAAATTTTAAGTCACGTTTAGATGAGATAGTAAACTCACTAAAGTTTAATAAAGAGAGCATAAAAATTTACGAAGGTCAAAGTCTGGTAATGCCAGATACAGTTAAGGCACTTACCATAGACAAGAAAGAAGTAGAGTTTAAAGTAAAGTGGTTCGCAAAACCTCTTACCACTGATACAGCAGGAACATATATATTAGGAGGAAATCTAGAGCTTATCAATAAACCTGTAGAGTGTAAGTTAGACATAGTAAAATTTACAGGTAATACAGAAGGTAACATAAATAATAAGTCCCATATGGTTCAAAAAGATAAAACTATTTACTTTGTAAATGGCGAAGATAATAACAATCTATACAAAATGAATCTAGATGGAACAGATAAGAAAAAATTGACTGATGTAAAAGAAGAAAAAAATCTTATAACTACATTTTATAATCTTAGGGTTATTGATGATACTATAATAGGGACAAAATTAACTGGATATATAAACTCAGAGTATTATACTGAGGTCTTTAGAGTAAGTACTAATGGGGATAATTACAAAGTTTTATCTCAAGGAAAATATGCGGATATACTTGATGTAAATAATAAAGAGATTTTTTACAAAGAGTATTATCCAGATAGCTCAACAGAAAAGTATTTTCAATATGAAATAATAAGTGATAAAAGTTCAAGTATAGATTATGATTACTTAAAATCAAGAAACCTAAATACTGGTGAAATTTTAATAAAAAATCCCCAAGATAAAATGCTACCTAAGTACTCTCAAGTCACTCAAAAATACGAGTATAGTTTTATGTTAAATGATAAAGATATAAATTATAACTACTTTAGTCATCCAACAGGAGAACTACACATGAAAGATATAGATACTAAGGAGGATAAAGTATTAGAGAAAGATGTTATATGTGTTAATATAGCAGATAATAAAATATATTACTCTAATAATGATGGCGTATATTTAATTGATGAGGCTAATTCATCAAAGAAAAAGATAATAGACGTAAAAGGTGCTACAGATGTTAATGTATGCGATAGGTATTTAACCTACAGAGATATAACTACTAATTATATAAAATTAGTAGAACTAAAGAGTAAATAA
- a CDS encoding IS3 family transposase (programmed frameshift), translating into MSKHTLEVKLKVVNDVLEKGMSVNSVAKSLPTAKVVVQRWVALYEKFGVEGLSMKSGTYTGDFKVHVIEYIHKNNLSLFQGAVHFGIPNGSTVGVWERIYLEYGPEALYRDNRGRKAKMKKDKFKKPNTDNSQNEDLIAEVQRLRMENEYLKKFECLSSSQGKISEKDKVVVIRELRHKYKLADLLEIANIPRSTFYYRIKSMEKSDKYDVVKSCIVQIFHENKGRYGYRRITLELHNRGYIVNHKTVQRLMKQLCLKCMVRIKKYRSYRGKIGKIAPNLLSRNFKANRPNEKWVTDVTEFAVFGKKLYLSPILDLYNGEIISYNLSERPTFHQTVDMLKKAFEKIPDDIELILHSDQGWQYQMNKYQKMLKEKGIKQSMSRKGNCLDNSVMENFFGLLKTELLYLQEFESIDHFIEELVSYIDYYNNNRIKIKLKGLSPVQYRIQSLKIA; encoded by the exons ATGTCTAAACATACTTTAGAAGTTAAACTGAAAGTGGTGAATGATGTATTAGAAAAAGGTATGTCAGTCAATTCTGTAGCAAAATCACTCCCTACAGCAAAAGTTGTAGTTCAAAGATGGGTTGCGCTTTATGAGAAATTTGGAGTAGAAGGACTTTCTATGAAGTCTGGAACATATACTGGTGATTTTAAAGTTCATGTTATAGAATATATCCATAAGAATAATTTATCTCTATTCCAAGGGGCTGTTCATTTTGGGATTCCAAATGGTTCAACCGTAGGTGTTTGGGAACGGATATATCTCGAGTATGGTCCCGAAGCTCTGTATAGAGATAACAGAGGGAGGAAGGCAAAAATGAAAAAGGATAAGTTTAAAAAGCCTAATACTGATAACTCACAAAATGAAGATTTAATTGCTGAGGTTCAACGCCTTCGAATGGAGAATGAGTACCTAAAAAAAT TTGAATGCCTTAGTTCAAGCCAGGGAAAAATCAGCGAAAAAGACAAAGTAGTTGTTATTAGAGAATTAAGGCATAAATATAAGTTAGCTGATTTATTAGAAATTGCAAACATTCCTCGCAGCACGTTCTACTATCGTATAAAAAGCATGGAGAAATCTGATAAATACGATGTTGTTAAGTCCTGTATCGTCCAGATTTTCCATGAGAATAAAGGTAGATATGGATACAGGAGAATTACTTTAGAACTGCACAATAGAGGATATATTGTAAATCATAAAACTGTTCAAAGACTGATGAAGCAGTTATGTTTAAAGTGTATGGTTCGTATTAAGAAGTACAGGTCATACCGAGGCAAAATCGGCAAGATTGCCCCAAACTTGTTATCGCGTAACTTCAAAGCTAATAGACCTAATGAGAAGTGGGTTACTGACGTGACCGAATTCGCTGTCTTTGGAAAAAAGCTATATCTTTCGCCAATCCTTGACTTGTACAACGGAGAAATAATAAGTTATAACTTATCCGAAAGGCCTACATTTCATCAAACAGTTGATATGCTTAAAAAGGCCTTTGAGAAGATTCCTGATGACATAGAATTGATACTACACTCAGATCAGGGATGGCAATATCAAATGAATAAATATCAAAAGATGCTAAAGGAAAAAGGTATTAAGCAAAGTATGTCGCGAAAAGGTAACTGTCTTGATAACTCAGTTATGGAAAACTTCTTTGGATTACTGAAAACAGAGTTGCTATATCTACAGGAATTTGAAAGTATAGATCACTTTATAGAAGAGTTAGTATCTTATATAGATTATTATAATAATAATCGTATTAAGATAAAATTAAAAGGACTGAGTCCTGTTCAATACAGGATTCAGTCTCTAAAAATAGCTTAA